One window of the Burkholderia ubonensis subsp. mesacidophila genome contains the following:
- the ceoR gene encoding putative multidrug efflux transcriptional regulator CeoR: MDRLQAMQVFTRVVDTSSFTKAAETLGLPRASVTTIIQNLEAFLGVRLMHRTTRRLSLTPDGAAYYERCVRILADVEETEASFQNNNRKPHGKLRIDMPGSIGRLLVIPSLCEFHSRYPDIDLQLGLSDRPVDLLQEGVDCVIRVGALQDSSLVARRIGLFECTSVASPAYLEKYGEPQSIEDLSQHKAVNYFSSRTGRVIDWTFLIDGKEVEIKMDSVVSVNDADAYLTCGLEGFGLVQPPLFMVLPHLREGRLKEVLPGIKPLPMPISVVYPHSRHLSPKVRVFVDWIAEVFDRCPLLSGKGSLDATCSKRTFEEAERAPALDTPVLNEWVA; the protein is encoded by the coding sequence ATGGACCGGCTTCAGGCCATGCAGGTGTTTACACGCGTCGTCGACACAAGCAGCTTCACCAAGGCAGCGGAGACGCTCGGCCTGCCGCGGGCATCCGTCACGACGATCATCCAGAACCTGGAGGCCTTCCTCGGCGTGCGGCTGATGCACCGCACCACGCGCCGGCTGTCGCTGACGCCCGACGGCGCCGCCTATTACGAGCGCTGCGTGCGAATCCTCGCGGACGTCGAGGAAACCGAGGCAAGCTTCCAGAACAACAACCGCAAGCCGCACGGAAAGTTGCGTATCGACATGCCGGGCTCGATCGGGCGGCTGCTCGTGATTCCTTCGCTATGCGAATTCCATTCGCGCTACCCGGACATCGACCTGCAGCTCGGCCTGTCGGACCGCCCGGTCGACCTGCTGCAGGAAGGCGTCGACTGCGTGATCCGGGTCGGCGCGCTGCAGGACTCGTCGCTCGTCGCGCGCCGCATCGGCCTGTTCGAATGCACGTCGGTCGCGTCGCCCGCCTATCTCGAGAAGTACGGCGAGCCGCAGTCGATCGAGGACCTGAGCCAGCACAAGGCCGTCAACTACTTCTCGAGCCGCACGGGCCGCGTGATCGACTGGACGTTCCTGATCGACGGCAAGGAAGTCGAGATCAAGATGGACAGCGTCGTGTCGGTGAACGACGCGGACGCGTACTTGACGTGCGGGCTCGAAGGCTTCGGGCTGGTGCAGCCGCCGCTGTTCATGGTGCTGCCGCACCTGCGCGAGGGCCGGCTCAAGGAAGTCCTGCCCGGCATCAAGCCGCTGCCGATGCCGATCTCGGTCGTCTATCCGCACAGCCGCCACCTGTCGCCGAAGGTGCGCGTGTTCGTCGACTGGATCGCCGAGGTGTTCGACCGCTGTCCGTTGCTGAGCGGCAAGGGCAGCCTCGACGCGACGTGCAGCAAGCGCACGTTCGAGGAAGCGGAACGCGCGCCGGCGCTCGACACGCCGGTGCTCAACGAGTGGGTCGCATAA
- a CDS encoding H-NS histone family protein — protein MLIYRSFMEKKALLEEQLERERLAIAATVLLEVRRCIEEFGFSHDVVFPGIGARGKKRRVKYFNPQTGQTWSGVGREPTWLRGQDRSRFEIDALSAESPEGEES, from the coding sequence ATGCTGATTTACAGATCGTTCATGGAAAAGAAGGCGCTGCTCGAAGAGCAGCTCGAGCGGGAGCGTCTCGCCATAGCGGCAACCGTGTTGCTCGAAGTGCGGCGGTGCATCGAAGAATTCGGGTTCAGCCATGACGTGGTTTTTCCGGGTATCGGTGCTCGGGGCAAGAAGCGTCGCGTGAAGTATTTCAATCCGCAGACCGGGCAGACGTGGTCTGGCGTCGGCCGGGAGCCGACGTGGCTGCGCGGTCAGGATCGCAGCCGGTTCGAGATCGATGCGCTGTCGGCTGAATCGCCTGAGGGTGAGGAATCCTGA
- a CDS encoding response regulator transcription factor, with the protein MNVLYLEDDKAYVELITAILEKSGYHVHAVSNGHHAIRHLESAVVDLLILDWLVPGLSGFEVLRWTRERIGGRLPILFLTNRVREDVMYSAINAGADDYMVKPVNEFELLARVNALLRRAYHGGGVQQNVLDVGGYRINTKARTVLLHDVPVRLTPREFDLAVLLFRNLGRIMPRDELIRSLWGRDMAGVSRSLDTHIYRLRMKLALHPANGVRLSTIYTLGYRLEAA; encoded by the coding sequence ATGAACGTTCTATATCTCGAGGACGACAAAGCTTATGTCGAATTGATCACCGCAATACTGGAAAAATCGGGATACCACGTGCATGCGGTCAGCAACGGCCACCATGCGATCCGTCATCTGGAAAGCGCTGTCGTCGATCTGCTGATCCTCGACTGGCTGGTGCCGGGGCTGTCCGGATTCGAGGTGCTCAGATGGACCCGCGAACGCATCGGCGGGCGCCTGCCGATCCTGTTCCTGACGAATCGCGTGCGGGAGGACGTGATGTACTCCGCAATCAACGCGGGCGCCGACGACTACATGGTCAAGCCGGTCAACGAGTTCGAACTGCTGGCGCGGGTCAATGCGCTGCTGCGCCGCGCGTACCACGGCGGCGGCGTCCAGCAGAACGTGCTCGACGTCGGCGGCTACCGGATCAACACGAAGGCGCGGACCGTGCTGCTGCATGACGTGCCGGTCAGGCTGACGCCGCGCGAATTCGATCTCGCCGTGCTGCTGTTTCGCAATCTCGGGCGCATCATGCCGCGCGACGAGCTGATACGCTCGCTGTGGGGACGCGATATGGCCGGCGTGTCCCGCAGCCTCGACACGCACATCTACCGGCTGCGGATGAAGCTCGCGCTCCATCCGGCGAACGGCGTGCGGCTCAGCACGATCTACACGCTCGGCTACCGGCTCGAAGCGGCCTGA
- a CDS encoding DUF4148 domain-containing protein produces MKRRGLLSALALALVVSAPAFADTNTGHAGDYGNTSWYTQSNGPRTRAEVRAELEQAQRDGTVAYIRKATSYAQGLDLVPRPYRATPEGNQLAGAGR; encoded by the coding sequence ATGAAACGCCGCGGTCTGCTCTCCGCCCTTGCCCTCGCACTCGTCGTGTCCGCGCCGGCTTTCGCCGACACCAACACGGGCCACGCCGGCGATTACGGCAACACGTCGTGGTACACGCAAAGCAACGGCCCGCGCACCCGCGCCGAAGTCCGCGCGGAACTCGAACAGGCGCAACGCGACGGGACCGTCGCGTACATCCGCAAGGCCACGTCGTACGCACAAGGGCTCGACCTCGTGCCGCGCCCGTATCGCGCAACGCCGGAAGGCAACCAGCTCGCCGGCGCGGGCCGGTAA
- a CDS encoding purine-nucleoside phosphorylase, whose amino-acid sequence MLTRSILSAAAFSLAACATAPSIAQGNNADQAFADTGAQGRPVKVMIITMFAPEGQAWLDRLGPWRDVTVPGLSPDYPAVHCNKQDVCVMTTGMGYANAAASIMALTFSQRFDLRRTYFLVSGIAGVDPAQGTVGSAAWSKYLVDFGLQWELDAREIPTGWNSGYLGINTKSPSDKPPLDYRSEVFQLNPQLADAAYALSRNVVLADSAQAQAARAKFSYAPANQPPSVIRCDTSSGNTWFSGTLLGERARQWTKILTDGKGTYCMTAQEDNATFEALKRAASVKRVDLSRVAVLRTGSDFDRPYAGQTSVDNLLNYADQGGFVPATENLYRAGNPLVQDIVSHWGEWRDGVPRR is encoded by the coding sequence ATGCTGACTCGCTCCATTCTTTCCGCCGCCGCATTTTCGCTCGCGGCCTGCGCGACCGCGCCGTCGATCGCGCAGGGCAACAACGCGGACCAGGCATTTGCCGACACCGGTGCACAGGGCCGCCCGGTCAAGGTCATGATCATCACGATGTTCGCGCCGGAAGGCCAGGCCTGGCTCGACCGCCTCGGCCCGTGGCGCGACGTGACGGTGCCGGGCCTGTCGCCCGATTACCCCGCGGTCCACTGCAACAAGCAGGACGTATGCGTGATGACGACCGGCATGGGCTATGCGAACGCCGCGGCGTCGATCATGGCGCTGACGTTCTCGCAGCGCTTCGATCTGCGCCGCACGTATTTCCTGGTCTCCGGCATCGCGGGCGTCGATCCCGCGCAAGGGACGGTGGGCTCCGCCGCGTGGTCGAAATACCTCGTCGATTTCGGCCTGCAGTGGGAGCTCGACGCGCGTGAAATTCCCACCGGCTGGAACAGCGGCTATCTCGGCATCAATACGAAGAGCCCGAGCGACAAGCCGCCGCTCGACTACCGCAGCGAAGTGTTCCAGCTGAACCCGCAGCTGGCCGACGCCGCGTACGCGCTGTCGCGCAACGTCGTGCTCGCCGACAGCGCGCAGGCGCAGGCCGCGCGCGCGAAATTCAGCTACGCGCCCGCGAACCAGCCGCCTTCGGTGATCCGCTGCGACACGTCGTCGGGCAATACGTGGTTCTCGGGCACGCTGCTCGGCGAGCGCGCGCGGCAATGGACGAAGATCCTGACGGACGGCAAGGGCACCTACTGCATGACCGCGCAGGAAGACAACGCGACCTTCGAGGCGCTCAAGCGCGCGGCGAGCGTGAAGCGGGTGGACCTGTCGCGCGTCGCGGTGCTGCGCACCGGCTCCGACTTCGACCGGCCGTATGCGGGCCAGACGAGCGTCGACAACCTGCTGAACTACGCGGACCAGGGCGGCTTCGTCCCGGCGACCGAGAACCTGTACCGCGCGGGCAATCCGCTCGTGCAGGACATCGTGTCGCACTGGGGCGAATGGCGCGACGGCGTGCCGCGCCGTTGA
- a CDS encoding LysE family translocator, with amino-acid sequence MNDFLFGLMIALSVGPVALMIANYGMRAGTASGVRAAAGVATADGCYAVVAFTIGALLASTLASHLSLFRLAGALVLLAMGARMMWQALRDRRRTLDGDAPAPGSRPFTSMFFVTLANPLTILLFYGYATAAAAAHRHWLIGAACVFAGSLTGQLVFAFGGSAIGRLVTSPALLAASHVVAALVVLGYGVAGLARL; translated from the coding sequence ATGAACGACTTCCTGTTCGGGCTGATGATCGCGCTGTCGGTCGGCCCCGTCGCACTGATGATCGCGAACTACGGGATGCGCGCCGGCACCGCGAGCGGCGTGCGCGCGGCGGCCGGCGTCGCGACGGCCGACGGTTGCTATGCGGTCGTCGCCTTCACGATCGGCGCGCTGCTCGCGAGCACGCTCGCGTCGCACCTGTCGCTGTTCCGCCTGGCCGGCGCGCTCGTGCTGCTCGCGATGGGCGCGCGGATGATGTGGCAGGCGTTGCGGGATCGCCGCCGCACGCTCGACGGCGACGCGCCTGCACCCGGCAGCCGCCCGTTCACGTCGATGTTCTTCGTCACGCTCGCGAACCCGCTCACGATCCTGCTGTTCTACGGCTACGCGACGGCTGCCGCCGCCGCGCATCGTCACTGGCTGATCGGCGCCGCGTGCGTGTTCGCGGGCAGCCTCACCGGCCAGCTCGTGTTCGCGTTCGGCGGCAGCGCGATCGGCCGGCTCGTCACGTCGCCCGCGCTGCTCGCCGCGAGCCACGTCGTCGCGGCGCTCGTCGTGCTCGGGTACGGGGTCGCGGGGCTCGCGCGGCTGTAG
- the selD gene encoding selenide, water dikinase SelD: MTEATQTPPAVPRLTSLSHGGGCGCKIAPGVLSELLKRATPPALFPDLLVGTETSDDAAVYRLNDEQAIVATTDFFMPIVDDPFDFGRIAATNALSDVYAMGGKPLLALALVGMPINVLPHETIAAVLRGGESVCADAGIPVAGGHSIDSVEPIYGLAAIGVVHPSRVKRNAAARAGDVLVLGKPLGVGVLSAALKKNQLDDAGYAQMIATTTKLNRPGTELAALPGVHALTDVTGFGLLGHTLELARGAGLTARVNYAALPWLAGVEAFAAAGVFTGASGRNWAAYGADVRLGDALPPVAQALLTDPQTSGGLLVACSPDAVDDVLACFRADGFDRAAVIGEMTDGPGRVDVA, from the coding sequence ATGACCGAAGCCACCCAGACCCCGCCCGCCGTTCCGCGCCTCACGAGCCTGTCTCATGGAGGCGGCTGCGGCTGCAAGATCGCGCCTGGCGTGCTGTCCGAGCTGCTGAAGCGCGCGACGCCGCCCGCCCTGTTTCCGGACCTGCTCGTCGGCACCGAAACCTCCGACGATGCCGCGGTCTACCGCCTGAACGACGAGCAGGCGATCGTCGCGACCACCGATTTCTTCATGCCGATCGTCGACGATCCGTTCGATTTCGGGCGCATCGCGGCGACCAACGCGCTGTCCGACGTCTACGCGATGGGCGGCAAGCCGCTGCTCGCGCTTGCGCTGGTCGGCATGCCGATCAACGTGCTGCCGCACGAGACGATCGCGGCGGTGCTGCGCGGCGGCGAGTCCGTGTGCGCGGACGCCGGGATTCCGGTCGCGGGCGGCCATTCGATCGACTCGGTCGAGCCGATCTACGGGCTCGCGGCGATCGGCGTCGTGCATCCGTCGCGCGTGAAGCGCAATGCGGCGGCGCGCGCGGGCGACGTGCTGGTGCTCGGCAAGCCGCTCGGCGTCGGCGTGCTGTCCGCGGCGCTGAAGAAGAACCAGCTCGACGACGCCGGCTACGCGCAGATGATCGCGACCACGACCAAGCTGAACCGGCCGGGCACCGAGCTGGCCGCGCTGCCGGGCGTGCACGCGCTGACCGACGTGACCGGCTTCGGCCTGCTCGGCCACACGCTCGAGCTCGCGCGCGGCGCGGGGCTCACGGCGCGCGTGAACTACGCGGCGCTGCCGTGGCTCGCGGGCGTCGAGGCGTTCGCGGCGGCCGGCGTGTTCACCGGCGCGTCGGGCCGCAACTGGGCGGCCTACGGCGCGGACGTGCGGCTCGGCGACGCGCTGCCCCCGGTCGCGCAGGCGCTGCTGACCGATCCGCAGACGTCGGGCGGCCTGCTCGTCGCGTGCTCGCCCGATGCGGTCGACGACGTGCTCGCGTGCTTCCGCGCGGACGGTTTCGATCGCGCGGCGGTGATCGGCGAGATGACGGACGGGCCGGGTCGCGTCGACGTCGCCTGA
- a CDS encoding DMT family transporter, with the protein MDHLFIGLVLCSALLHAVWNAFLHVSEDRLAQLGTMSLPYLAFGIAGAWLLPAPDRAAWPYVAGSAALEVAYCFTLARAYRSGKFGQIYPIARGLSPLLVSVLAFAALHERPTPLGFAGIALVSLGIMSLALRRGLKFSGESVPYALLTGVFIAAYSICDGIGARVAGSALGYIAWVYLLWSVPQILLVCAVRGGPRSVLGSRDALRQGVVAGTISLVAYGIVVLAYRHLPVATVSALRETSSIFAVAIGWFAMRERPGAQRLVACALVVAGAALIRL; encoded by the coding sequence ATGGACCACCTCTTCATCGGCCTCGTGCTGTGCTCGGCGCTGCTGCACGCCGTCTGGAACGCCTTCCTGCACGTCAGCGAAGACCGGCTCGCGCAGCTCGGCACGATGTCGCTGCCGTATCTCGCGTTCGGCATCGCGGGCGCGTGGCTGCTGCCGGCGCCGGATCGCGCCGCGTGGCCGTATGTCGCAGGGTCCGCCGCGCTCGAGGTCGCGTACTGCTTCACGCTCGCGCGCGCGTACCGCAGCGGCAAGTTCGGGCAGATCTACCCGATCGCGCGCGGCCTGTCGCCGCTGCTCGTGTCGGTGCTCGCGTTCGCCGCGCTGCACGAGCGGCCGACGCCGCTCGGCTTCGCCGGCATCGCGCTGGTGTCGCTCGGCATCATGTCGCTCGCGCTGCGGCGCGGGCTGAAGTTCTCCGGCGAAAGCGTGCCGTATGCGCTGCTGACCGGCGTGTTCATCGCCGCGTATTCGATCTGCGACGGCATCGGCGCGCGCGTCGCGGGCAGCGCGCTCGGCTACATCGCATGGGTGTACCTGCTGTGGAGCGTGCCGCAGATCCTGCTGGTGTGCGCGGTGCGCGGCGGCCCGCGCAGCGTGCTCGGGTCGCGCGACGCGCTGCGGCAGGGCGTCGTGGCCGGCACGATCTCGCTGGTCGCATACGGGATCGTCGTGCTCGCGTACCGCCACCTGCCGGTCGCGACCGTGTCGGCGCTGCGCGAGACGAGCTCGATCTTCGCGGTCGCGATCGGCTGGTTCGCGATGCGCGAGCGACCGGGCGCGCAGCGCCTCGTCGCGTGCGCGCTGGTCGTCGCGGGCGCGGCGCTGATCCGGCTGTGA
- a CDS encoding porin yields the protein MKRTEMAAALMGVAIGAGASQACAQSSVTLYGIVDSGITYTNNQKGHATWQATGGNEQGTRWGLLGKEDLGGGTSAVFRLENGFNLETGAASQGGRLFGRRAYVGLANDRWGTLTMGRQYNAAQEVLEPLQIGATTALTQYALHPFDADDLNNTFRTNNSVQYRTPTWGGLSAVGMYGFSNTTSFAQNRVWSVGASYEHGPLQLGAAYVRVDHPALDTTGAVASDNYYTFIKGVTRQQIWGAGGAYAWGNATFGLLYTSALFNLQTGGATRFNNFEGSVRYRVTPALQVALGETYTQVIASRSATPSAHYLQTSTGVQYFLSKRTDVYLNAFWQRASSNAVAAIEGISNPSSTRTQIVAVTGIRHRF from the coding sequence ATGAAACGGACGGAAATGGCGGCGGCGCTGATGGGTGTCGCGATCGGCGCGGGCGCGTCGCAGGCTTGCGCGCAGTCGAGCGTGACGCTGTACGGGATCGTCGATTCGGGCATCACGTACACGAACAACCAGAAGGGCCACGCGACCTGGCAGGCGACGGGCGGCAACGAGCAGGGCACGCGCTGGGGGCTGCTCGGCAAGGAGGACCTGGGCGGCGGCACGAGTGCGGTGTTCCGGCTCGAAAACGGCTTCAACCTCGAGACCGGCGCCGCGAGCCAGGGCGGGCGCCTGTTCGGGCGGCGCGCGTACGTGGGCCTCGCGAACGACCGCTGGGGCACGCTGACGATGGGCCGCCAGTACAACGCGGCGCAGGAAGTGCTGGAGCCGCTGCAGATCGGCGCGACCACCGCGCTCACGCAGTACGCGCTGCATCCGTTCGATGCCGACGACCTGAACAACACGTTCCGCACCAACAATTCCGTGCAATACCGGACGCCCACATGGGGCGGGTTGAGCGCGGTCGGCATGTACGGCTTCTCGAACACGACGTCGTTCGCGCAGAACCGCGTGTGGAGCGTCGGCGCGAGCTACGAGCACGGCCCGCTGCAGCTCGGCGCGGCCTATGTGCGCGTCGACCACCCGGCGCTCGACACGACGGGCGCGGTCGCGTCCGACAACTACTACACGTTCATCAAGGGCGTGACGCGCCAGCAGATCTGGGGCGCGGGCGGTGCGTATGCGTGGGGCAACGCGACCTTCGGGCTGCTGTACACGAGCGCGCTGTTCAACCTGCAGACGGGCGGCGCGACGCGCTTCAACAACTTCGAAGGCAGCGTGCGCTACCGCGTGACGCCGGCGCTGCAGGTTGCGCTCGGCGAGACCTACACGCAGGTGATCGCGTCACGGAGCGCGACGCCGAGCGCGCACTACCTGCAGACGAGCACCGGCGTGCAGTACTTCCTGTCGAAGCGCACCGACGTCTACCTGAACGCGTTCTGGCAGCGCGCGTCGTCGAACGCGGTGGCGGCGATCGAGGGGATTTCGAACCCGTCGAGCACGCGCACGCAGATCGTCGCGGTGACGGGGATCCGCCACCGGTTCTGA
- a CDS encoding N-formylglutamate amidohydrolase, translating into MVTFNCNTADGCEPSAYFVARPSAGALPIVVDSPHSGFAYPPDFAPVAPHDAIRTSWDAYVDELWAGACARGATLIGATFPRAYIDPNRAETDIDAELLAEPWPAPLAPQAYTLRGMGLIRRFALPGVPLYDRKLPLDAVRRRIDAYYRPYRRALADVAEPLYAAHGALWHVNCHSMKSRGNAMNVDAGAARPDVVVSDRRGTSADPAFTAWTAQWFADAGYRVQINEPYQGGDLLTALADPARRRHSIQIEFNRARYMDEATCEKHAGFDALKGAVDAYLDALAHYVRMRLAQPGDTR; encoded by the coding sequence ATGGTGACGTTTAATTGCAACACCGCCGACGGCTGCGAACCGTCCGCGTACTTCGTCGCGCGGCCGTCGGCCGGCGCGCTGCCGATCGTCGTAGACTCCCCGCACAGCGGTTTCGCCTATCCGCCGGACTTCGCGCCCGTCGCGCCGCACGACGCGATCCGCACGTCGTGGGACGCGTACGTCGACGAGCTGTGGGCCGGCGCGTGCGCGCGCGGCGCCACGCTGATCGGCGCGACGTTCCCGCGCGCGTACATCGACCCGAACCGCGCGGAAACCGATATCGACGCCGAGCTGCTCGCCGAGCCGTGGCCCGCGCCGCTCGCGCCGCAGGCCTACACGCTGCGCGGCATGGGGCTGATCCGGCGCTTCGCGCTGCCGGGCGTGCCGCTCTACGACCGCAAGCTGCCGCTCGACGCGGTGCGCCGGCGCATCGACGCGTACTACCGGCCGTACCGCCGCGCGCTGGCCGACGTGGCCGAGCCGCTGTACGCCGCGCACGGCGCGCTGTGGCACGTCAATTGCCATTCGATGAAATCGCGCGGCAACGCGATGAACGTCGATGCCGGCGCCGCGCGGCCGGACGTCGTCGTCAGCGACCGGCGTGGCACGAGCGCCGATCCCGCGTTCACCGCGTGGACCGCGCAGTGGTTCGCCGATGCCGGCTACCGCGTGCAGATCAACGAGCCGTACCAGGGCGGCGACCTGCTGACCGCGCTCGCCGATCCGGCGCGGCGGCGCCACAGCATTCAGATCGAATTCAACCGCGCGCGCTACATGGACGAAGCGACGTGCGAGAAGCACGCGGGCTTCGACGCGCTGAAGGGCGCGGTCGACGCGTACCTCGACGCGCTCGCGCACTACGTCCGCATGCGGCTCGCGCAACCCGGAGACACCCGATGA
- a CDS encoding IclR family transcriptional regulator, translating into MTYIVDAVDSALKLLTYVAEHPNLGVTELASQLGINKSRTYRMLCTLELHRFVVQDPRTSTYALGPQAFVIGVAASQQNAIVRAAHRHMLALNQAINETVVLRVREGLETVCVARCETTHAIRTVGAVGNRRPIHFGASGKVLLAFAPDAVRDEFFAQLRKLGQAADPPKLAGELDAVARKGYAVSSGEVTPGAVAIAVPVRDLSGATVATVSVAGPEVRISHADIPDYLERLQACSQAISAELGYVPARAALQPA; encoded by the coding sequence ATGACCTACATCGTCGACGCCGTTGACAGCGCGCTCAAGCTGCTGACCTACGTGGCCGAGCATCCGAACCTCGGCGTGACCGAGCTTGCATCGCAGCTCGGCATCAACAAGTCGCGCACCTACCGGATGCTGTGCACGCTCGAGCTGCACCGCTTCGTCGTGCAGGACCCGCGCACGTCCACCTATGCGCTCGGGCCGCAGGCGTTCGTGATCGGCGTGGCCGCGTCGCAGCAGAACGCGATCGTGCGCGCCGCGCACCGGCACATGCTCGCGCTCAACCAGGCGATCAACGAAACGGTCGTGCTGCGCGTGCGCGAAGGGCTCGAAACGGTGTGCGTCGCGCGCTGCGAGACGACGCACGCGATCCGCACGGTCGGCGCGGTAGGCAACCGCCGGCCGATCCACTTCGGCGCATCGGGCAAGGTGCTGCTCGCGTTCGCGCCCGACGCGGTGCGCGACGAGTTCTTCGCGCAGTTGCGCAAGCTCGGTCAGGCGGCCGATCCGCCGAAGCTCGCCGGCGAACTCGACGCGGTCGCGCGCAAGGGCTACGCGGTCAGCAGCGGCGAAGTGACGCCCGGCGCGGTCGCGATCGCGGTGCCCGTGCGCGACCTGAGCGGCGCGACCGTCGCAACGGTCAGCGTGGCAGGTCCCGAGGTGCGCATCAGCCATGCCGACATCCCCGACTATCTCGAACGCCTGCAGGCCTGCAGCCAGGCGATTTCCGCCGAACTCGGCTACGTCCCGGCGCGCGCCGCGCTGCAACCGGCCTGA
- a CDS encoding YfcC family protein, with product MPASLPNPSSARAAQSPVDGPAAPAPDADTRSAAEPAGSAPRPHGKMLHPVVMMLWVLAAAIALTWSVDSGRFERNGRLVVPGTYHVVPKTTALATLVAPAVSRSTPDKATPASLVSAFVAVPQGLLKNAPLIVMVMFVGGMFGVMRRTGVVDAGIDRLLQLTGNNAYLLTPLLMILIGLGSTLLGFISEYLVIIPMVMVIARRLGLSDLFAVALVALAAKIGYIASVTNPLALAVAQPLVGVPLFSGVALRAAVFVVFLTIGILYLLRYVRNSGYRAGQTTAGAQPPAKLSLRHKATLAVFAAAVAMLIVGTRELKWGNVELAAFYAFVSLVTAAIGGLDSRSASDAFVDGMKNMMLASLLMGLAASVELLLQNSLVLDTLIHFFTRLADGQSPVWVANGLMAVQMVLDVFIPSVSGKAAVSMPIIGPIAQLSGVSGQTSVLAFVLGGGLTNLVTPTSGMLLAYLATARVDFGAWIRFVLPLFAILLALSCVVLTLAVWSGY from the coding sequence ATGCCCGCTTCCCTTCCGAATCCGTCCAGCGCGCGCGCTGCCCAATCCCCCGTCGACGGCCCGGCCGCGCCTGCGCCGGATGCCGACACGCGGTCCGCCGCCGAGCCTGCCGGCAGCGCGCCGCGTCCGCACGGCAAGATGCTGCATCCGGTCGTGATGATGCTGTGGGTGCTCGCCGCCGCGATCGCGCTCACGTGGAGCGTCGACTCGGGCCGCTTCGAGCGCAACGGCCGGCTCGTCGTGCCGGGCACCTATCACGTCGTGCCGAAGACGACCGCGCTCGCGACGCTCGTCGCGCCCGCCGTCAGCAGGAGCACCCCCGACAAAGCGACGCCCGCGAGCCTCGTGTCCGCCTTCGTCGCGGTGCCGCAGGGCCTCCTGAAGAACGCGCCGCTGATCGTGATGGTGATGTTCGTCGGCGGGATGTTCGGCGTGATGCGCCGGACGGGCGTCGTCGATGCGGGCATCGACCGGCTGCTGCAGCTCACCGGCAACAACGCGTACCTGCTGACGCCGCTGCTGATGATCCTGATCGGGCTCGGCAGCACGCTGCTCGGCTTCATCTCCGAGTACCTGGTGATCATTCCGATGGTGATGGTGATCGCGCGCCGCCTCGGCCTGTCCGACCTGTTCGCGGTCGCGCTGGTCGCGCTCGCCGCGAAGATCGGCTACATCGCGTCGGTCACGAACCCGCTCGCGCTCGCGGTCGCGCAGCCGCTCGTCGGCGTGCCGCTGTTCAGCGGCGTCGCGCTGCGCGCAGCCGTGTTCGTCGTGTTCCTGACGATCGGCATCCTGTACCTGCTGCGCTATGTCCGGAACAGCGGTTATCGCGCCGGGCAGACCACGGCAGGCGCGCAGCCGCCCGCGAAACTGTCGCTGCGCCACAAGGCGACGCTCGCCGTGTTCGCCGCGGCCGTCGCGATGCTGATCGTCGGCACGCGCGAACTGAAGTGGGGCAACGTCGAGCTGGCCGCGTTCTACGCGTTCGTCAGCCTCGTCACCGCGGCGATCGGCGGGCTCGATTCGCGCAGCGCGTCCGATGCGTTCGTCGACGGGATGAAGAACATGATGCTCGCGTCGCTGCTGATGGGGCTCGCCGCGTCGGTCGAGCTGCTGCTGCAGAACAGCCTCGTGCTCGACACGCTGATCCACTTCTTCACGCGGCTCGCGGACGGCCAGTCGCCGGTGTGGGTCGCAAACGGGCTGATGGCCGTGCAGATGGTGCTCGACGTGTTCATTCCGTCGGTCTCCGGCAAGGCCGCGGTGAGCATGCCGATCATCGGGCCGATCGCGCAGCTTTCCGGCGTGAGCGGCCAGACGTCGGTGCTCGCGTTCGTGCTCGGCGGCGGCCTGACGAATCTCGTCACGCCGACCTCGGGGATGCTGCTCGCGTATCTCGCGACCGCGCGCGTCGATTTCGGCGCGTGGATCCGCTTCGTGCTGCCGCTGTTCGCGATCCTGCTCGCGCTGTCGTGCGTGGTGCTGACGCTGGCGGTGTGGAGCGGGTATTGA